CCTCCATGAAAAAGGCATGCGGGATCTGAATGAGCAATCCTGCGCCATCACCACAACAAACATCGTAGCCAGTACCACCACGGTGCTCCATGTTGGTAAGCATGGTGAGGGCATTCTCAATTACTTCATGGCTCTTGCGCCCCTTCAGATTCGCCACAAAACCGATACCACAGCTATCGTGCTCCAGCTCCGGGCAGTGAAGCCCCATCTTCTCTTCTTGGTTATCGATCATATGCGTAAGTCGTTATAGTTTTGTAAAATCGTAAGTCACTGACGATACGGATGTTACACGACAAAAAAACGGCTACTATTAGTAGTCGTCATTCCGAGCATGAGTAATTATTATCGGCAGTTATATAAAGTTGTATGCGCAATCGCACACCTCACAAGACAAAATGTGCCCGCCCTGCGTTTTCGTAGCCGCCTCCTGCAGGACCTACTATCCGGCCATAGAGGGATGACCCCTGACGCTTGGGAAATGCTAATGAGACCAATCGAGAAAAACGGGGATTGACGTTTCGAGAAACGCAGGTCACTCCCGCGCCGAATCCGACAAGAAGCGCTTTTCAGTCGCTTAGAACTTCAAGCTTGGCGACTCTTTAGCATAATCCGCCAGACAGCCAAACTTTCGCTCCGGTCTGCGGAGCTCAAAAATACCAGAATCAAACTTTCCTGACGAAAACTCGCCAAGTGGCACGCTACCCGCACTGCAACTTGGTCACATCCACATACCTATGGCCATCCGCGTCGCCCTCAGCCACAAAACCCACTACAGTTACGATCGACTCGCCACCTTGGGGCCCCAAGTCATCCGGCTCCGCCCCGCCCCGCACTGCCGCACCCCGATCGTGAGCTACTCTCTCAAGATTACTCCTGCTGACCACTTCCTAAATTGGCAGCAAGACCCGCAGAGCAACTATCTCGCTCGACTCGTGCTCAACGAGCCGACGCGCGAATTCGGCTTGGATATCGATCTGGTCGTCGATCTCGCTCCGATCAACCCTTTCGACTTTTTCCTTGAGGACTACGCCGAGGAATTCCCCTTCAAGTATTCAAAAGGAGCCCAAAAGGAGCTGCGTCCCTACTTCGCGAAGATGCCCATGCGCTCTCGCATGAAGGAGCTCGTCGAGTCGATCGAGCAAACGGGCAAGATGCGCACCATCGACTTCCTGGCCCACGTGAACCAGAAGATCAATGGCATGCTAGGCTACACTTTGCGTATGGATCCGGGAATCTTCACGCCTGAGCGCACTCTGAAGGAGGGCAAAGGAAGTTGCCGCGACATGGCCTGGCTCATGGTCAACGTTTTCCGACGCCTTGGGCTGGCCGCGCGTTTCGTGTCCGGCTACTCGATACAGCTGGTTGCCGACGAAAAGCCAGTCGACCCGAACGCGCCAGCAGGGGTGGAGCAAGACATTTGCGACTTGCATGCGTGGTGCGAGGTCTATCTCCCTGGAGCGGGTTGGGTAGGGCTCGACGCCACTAGCGGACTCTTCTGCGGTGAAGGACATATCCCGCTCGCCGCTTCCGCCAACGCGAACGAAGCAGCGCCTATCACCGGCGGTATTTCGAAATGTAAGTCCGAGTTCAACGTGTCCATGTCCGTGACACGTATCCACGAGGACCCACGCGTCACCAAACCCTACACAGAAGGTCAATGGGACGCAATCCTCGCCCTTGGTGACCGCGTGGACAAACGTCTGCAAGACGGAGACGTCCGCCTATCGATGGGGGGAGAACCGACTTTCGTATCGAACTACGACCAAGAGGGCGAAGAATGGAATACAGGTGCAGTTGGTCCTACTAAGAAGCCACTATCCGAAAAGCTGATACGCCGGCTAAGAGCCCGCTTCGGGCCAAAAGGTTTGCTGCACTACGGCCAAGGAAAATGGTACCCAGGGGAGCCGCTTCCTCGCTGGGAGCTCGGTCTCTACTGGCGCAAGGACGGCGTCGGCATGTGGGAAAACGAAAAGTACTTGGCCGATGAGACCAAAGACTACGGCTACACTCACGAAGACGCCAAAGAGCTCGTATCCGAAATCACCAGACAGCTTGGAGTCGAGCACAAGTACATCAACACCGCCTACGAAGACCCGGTTAAATACTCCCTGCGTGAGCGCGAATTGCCGATCAATGTCGACCCGCTCGACTCGCGGCTGGAAGATCCACAAGAGCGCGAGCAGCTGCTCAAGGTGTTCAGCCGAGGCCTGAACACTCCAGTCGGCTACGTCCTTCCTGTCGAAAGAGCCTACCACCACGACGGACCCACTTGGCACAGTGGCATTTGGGCCCTTCGCGGCAAAAGACTTTACCTTTCGCCCGGAGACTCGCCTCTCGGACTACGTCTCCCCTTGGAAAGCCTTCCTTGGGTTAAGGACGACGAGTATCCATACATTCACCCCTCTGATCCTTCCGCGACATGGCACCCAAGATTGCCTGGAAGAAGAGCGATCATCGTTCCCCAACAACGCGAGAAAGACCAATCCCTTCGTGAAGCTGAGAAAGCAGCCGAAGAGGAACGCAAAGCGGCCGACAGCTTTGAGGAGATTTTCGAAGAGGAACGCCAAAACACAGTTCCGCAGCTCGGGGAATCTGCCCCTTGGGTAATCCGCACCGCGCTCTGTGTGGAATGTCGCAAGGGTAAGCTCTACGTCTTCCTTCCACCTGTATCCAAAATCGAAGACTATATCGATTTGATCGAAGCCATCGAGCACGCAGCCACCATCGTGGACAAGCCAGTGCTAATCGAGGGATACACGCCTCCCCACGATCCAAGAGTCGAATACATGAAAATAACGCCTGACCCAGGTGTTATGGAGGTGAATATCCAACCCGCTTACGCTTGGCGGGAAATGGTTAAGAACACGGAAATAATTTACGAGGAAGCCCGAAATCTAAACCTCGGTACCGACAAGTATCAGCTCGACGGCCGCCACACCGGAACAGGCGGAGGCAACCACATCGTAGTTGGCGGATCTACTCCAGCAAACTCCCCCTTCCTGCGCCGCCCAGATTTGCTGAAATCGCTCATCGGTTTCTGGATGAACCATCCGTCTCTAAGCTACCTGTTTAGCGGTTTGTTCATCGGACCTACTTCTCAAGCGCCTCGTGTGGACGAAGGTCGCCCCGACGCTGCCTACGAGATGGACATAGCTTTCCGCC
This genomic interval from Pelagicoccus albus contains the following:
- a CDS encoding DUF2126 domain-containing protein, which gives rise to MAIRVALSHKTHYSYDRLATLGPQVIRLRPAPHCRTPIVSYSLKITPADHFLNWQQDPQSNYLARLVLNEPTREFGLDIDLVVDLAPINPFDFFLEDYAEEFPFKYSKGAQKELRPYFAKMPMRSRMKELVESIEQTGKMRTIDFLAHVNQKINGMLGYTLRMDPGIFTPERTLKEGKGSCRDMAWLMVNVFRRLGLAARFVSGYSIQLVADEKPVDPNAPAGVEQDICDLHAWCEVYLPGAGWVGLDATSGLFCGEGHIPLAASANANEAAPITGGISKCKSEFNVSMSVTRIHEDPRVTKPYTEGQWDAILALGDRVDKRLQDGDVRLSMGGEPTFVSNYDQEGEEWNTGAVGPTKKPLSEKLIRRLRARFGPKGLLHYGQGKWYPGEPLPRWELGLYWRKDGVGMWENEKYLADETKDYGYTHEDAKELVSEITRQLGVEHKYINTAYEDPVKYSLRERELPINVDPLDSRLEDPQEREQLLKVFSRGLNTPVGYVLPVERAYHHDGPTWHSGIWALRGKRLYLSPGDSPLGLRLPLESLPWVKDDEYPYIHPSDPSATWHPRLPGRRAIIVPQQREKDQSLREAEKAAEEERKAADSFEEIFEEERQNTVPQLGESAPWVIRTALCVECRKGKLYVFLPPVSKIEDYIDLIEAIEHAATIVDKPVLIEGYTPPHDPRVEYMKITPDPGVMEVNIQPAYAWREMVKNTEIIYEEARNLNLGTDKYQLDGRHTGTGGGNHIVVGGSTPANSPFLRRPDLLKSLIGFWMNHPSLSYLFSGLFIGPTSQAPRVDEGRPDAAYEMDIAFRQVPRRDEGSIPPWLVDRIFRHLLTDLTGNTHRAEFCIDKMFSPDSATGRLGLVEFRGFEMPPHARMSLTQQLLLRALIVHFWETPYEAPLTRWLTQLHDRFLLPHYVQENFELVINKLHDAGFPFQLDWFTTHFEFRFPIIGTVTYDNVTIELRQAIEPWLVLGEEAGGGGTARYVDSSIERLQVKVTGLNEHANAIAVNGIELPLSPTNQPGVFVAGVRYRAWQPPSCLHPTIPVHAPLVFDLIDRLNSRAIGGCTYFVSHPGGRSHEIFPVNALEAETRRAERFISFGHTPGAFQMRRIQRSTEMPVTLDLRRQ